Proteins encoded together in one Kutzneria kofuensis window:
- a CDS encoding sensor histidine kinase — MRFARQVLLLQIGVVVLVVGVGFALVGWLLNTNLTDQYEQRALAVARSVAANPEIGDAVAAADSSGLVEIRAEAVRIRTGALFVVVTDRKGIRYAHPNPDEVGELVSTDFTQVVAGQEAANVEEGTLGYSARGKVPLRDHTGAIVGEVSVGFDATTIWDALLGLLAWCVAGLVAALALGVAGSALLNRLLKRRTLGLEPSELSELVQQREAVLHGIGEGVLAVDPAGRVSVCNDEAARLLGSAPTPGTPVSTLELPARIGEAVSDGSAVDNLIAVAGDRVLVATCRPVRRDDIDLGTVLTLRDRTDLETLTRELDSVHRLTDALRAQQHEFANRLHTLSGLLQTGHHNEAVDYLQALSTTPVVPLGPAAVPDPYLQAFVSAKSVAAAEKGVTLEVGEASWVPTKVVAPVEVTTVLGNLVDNAVEAARLGARRPARVELDLVADGSTLHVSVIDSGDGVPERLRETVFLEGVTTNDGPGHGLGLALTRQAARALGGDVRLADPGGPEHGAVFAANLPEVLA, encoded by the coding sequence ATGCGGTTCGCCCGGCAGGTGCTGCTGCTTCAGATCGGCGTGGTCGTGCTGGTCGTCGGAGTGGGGTTCGCCCTGGTCGGGTGGCTGCTGAACACCAACCTGACCGACCAGTACGAGCAGCGGGCACTGGCCGTCGCGCGCTCGGTCGCCGCCAATCCGGAGATCGGTGACGCGGTCGCCGCGGCCGACTCCAGCGGCCTGGTGGAGATTCGCGCCGAGGCGGTGCGGATCCGCACCGGGGCGCTGTTCGTGGTGGTCACGGACCGTAAGGGGATCCGCTACGCGCATCCCAACCCGGACGAGGTGGGGGAGCTGGTCAGCACCGACTTCACCCAGGTCGTGGCCGGGCAGGAGGCCGCGAACGTGGAAGAAGGCACCCTGGGGTATTCGGCCCGGGGCAAGGTGCCGCTGCGGGACCACACCGGGGCGATCGTCGGCGAGGTGAGCGTCGGCTTCGACGCCACCACGATCTGGGACGCCCTGCTGGGGTTGTTGGCGTGGTGTGTCGCTGGGTTGGTCGCCGCGCTCGCTCTTGGCGTTGCCGGGTCGGCATTGTTGAACCGGCTGCTGAAGCGCCGGACGTTGGGGCTGGAGCCGTCCGAGCTGTCGGAGCTGGTCCAGCAGCGGGAGGCCGTGCTGCACGGGATCGGCGAGGGCGTGCTGGCGGTGGATCCCGCCGGCCGGGTGTCCGTCTGCAACGACGAGGCGGCCCGACTCCTTGGCAGCGCGCCGACTCCGGGCACGCCTGTGTCCACTTTGGAGCTGCCGGCCCGGATAGGCGAGGCCGTCTCGGACGGCTCGGCGGTGGACAACCTGATCGCCGTCGCCGGGGACCGGGTGCTGGTGGCGACGTGTCGGCCGGTCCGGCGGGACGACATCGACCTCGGCACGGTGCTGACGCTGCGGGACCGGACCGACCTGGAGACGCTGACCCGGGAGCTCGATTCCGTGCACCGGCTGACGGATGCGTTGCGGGCGCAGCAACACGAGTTCGCCAACCGGTTGCACACGCTGTCGGGGCTGTTGCAGACCGGCCATCACAACGAGGCCGTCGACTACCTCCAGGCGCTGTCGACCACGCCGGTGGTTCCGCTGGGGCCGGCGGCCGTGCCCGATCCGTACCTGCAGGCCTTCGTGTCGGCGAAAAGCGTTGCCGCGGCGGAGAAAGGGGTGACGCTGGAGGTCGGCGAGGCGAGCTGGGTGCCGACGAAGGTGGTCGCCCCGGTCGAGGTCACCACGGTGTTGGGCAACCTGGTCGACAACGCCGTCGAGGCCGCCCGGCTCGGCGCGCGCCGCCCCGCCCGCGTCGAGCTGGATCTTGTCGCCGACGGGTCGACCCTGCACGTATCGGTGATCGACAGCGGTGACGGCGTGCCGGAACGCTTGCGGGAGACCGTGTTCCTCGAAGGCGTGACCACAAATGACGGTCCAGGCCACGGCCTCGGCCTGGCGCTGACCCGCCAGGCCGCCAGGGCCCTCGGCGGCGACGTCCGGCTGGCTGATCCGGGTGGCCCCGAGCACGGCGCCGTGTTCGCCGCGAACCTGCCGG